Genomic window (Lutra lutra chromosome 2, mLutLut1.2, whole genome shotgun sequence):
agccctgtgttgggctccaccctgggcatggagcctgcttaacatacacacacacacacacacacacacacagattcatacatattttaaaggatttcCCTAtttcttccccccacaccccagttGGATAATACTGTATTTATCACTCTGCCCAAGTGTTTCTCACACTTGAGCCTGTGTCAGACTCCCCAGCAGGCTTGTTAAACTAGATAGCTTGGTGACATCCCCAGATTCTCCTGGTtttgggtggggcctgagaatttgcatttctgactaCCTCCCTTGTGATGCTGATTGTGCTGGTCTGTAAACCACACTTTGAACTACTACTCTATCTTCTTTTAATCCTAACATACAGACATCCATCCAAATTAATGCAGGGAGATTTAGTTAATTCTTTAATAGCTCAGTACTACTCTGTTTTACGAGTAGATGTATTTTAATTTACTCAAGCATTCTGCTATGGATGAACACATATCCTTGGGCAATTTTCAGCGTTATAATAGAGAATACTGTAATAAATATTGGTAGTCATAGAGCTGTCTGAACTGGGGCTGTTAGTTCTGATAagtagagttctttttttttttttttttttttttttttataagtagagTTCTTAAGACAGGATCAAGATGCTTCCAAATTCTTTTTCCACATCTGTTCCTagaccagcaatatatgagaatATATGAGAATTTCTGTTTGCCTGTATTTTGGCacccatcttttaattttttgtcgaTCTAATTACATActtgtttttgttctcttaaaactgaaactagaaataaagttttttaagCCATGATTTTTATTACTTACCTCTGAAGCACTAAATTAActgtttttactcttttcaaTAAAAGAGAAGTGGGCAAGAAATTGTTTAAGTACTCATCTCTATTAGACAGGATTGGGGGTGACTTCTCTTATTTGTgatttgtttccaaattttttgcaaatttttctccaaattttctgtttaaaacatttgtaaaatggaaaaaaaagttgtttgtaaattcatttataaaaataggatCACAAAAGTCATAGGTATGACTATGTGCTTGGGTGGTAAATATCATTTCTTAATTCTAAATGTTGAATATTAATCCTACTGCTTTCATTTCCACCAGGTTGTATTTgtcattttagcatttttaacaGGTGTGCTTTGTTCTTACCCTAATCCAATTGAGGACAAGTGCCCAGGAAACTATACCAACCCACTGAAGGTTCAGACAGTCATAATCCTTGgaaaagttattttgtggattcTGCATTTCCTTCTTGAACGCTACATCCAGTATCACCACAACAAAGTCAGAAACCGAGGCTATAACATGATCTACCTAGCTACGAGGCATCTTAAAGGACTTGCACTGATGATACACTCAATCGGTGAGTCTGGCTCAGCTTGTCTGTGGCTTGCTTGTGTGGTGGAAATGCCAGCAGAAGGAAAATGGGAGGTTTgactttaaaatcaaatatagtCTCTCATGTTTGTGAGAGTGATGTGTGTTGTGGCCACTAAAATAAGATCAGCCTATTGTCTTGAAGCTTTTTTAATAATAtggtcttaattttcttttttttttttttaaagattttacttatttaggggcacctgggtggctcagttggttaagcctctgctttcagctcaggtcatgatctcagggtcctgggatcgagccccacatggggctctctgctcagcagggagcctgcttccccctctctgcctgctgctctgcctacttgtgatctctctctctctctgtatcaaataaattttaaaaatctaaaaaaaaaattttttttttacttatttatttgacagagagagagagagaaaaacacaagcaggaggagtggcaggaagaTGAAGAgtaaaaagcaggctcccccctgagcagagagcccaaggtagggctcaattccaggaccctatgatcacgacctgagctgaaggcagactcttaactgactgagccacccaggcgccccagtacagtCTTAATTTTCCTTTCACATCTGTGTTTGTTATCATTGGGGGGATGAAAAAATTTCCCTCTTCTAGGAAGATTTTTGGTTGGGACCTCACTATAATAAAAggttaacaagaaaaaataaatttattaacatGCATACctcctggggcgtctgggtggctcagtgggttaaagcctctgccttcggctcaggtcatgatcccagggttctgggatcgagccccacatcgggctctctgcttagcagggagcctgcttcctcctctctctctgcctgcctctctgcctacttgtgatctctgtcaaataaataaataaaatattaaaaaacaaacaaacatgcatACCTCCTGTGTTTCATGGGAGACCCCcaagaaaactgagtaactctcCAGAAGGGGCCACGCCACCACCTTTAATACCATTTCTAGCCAAAGAGACCATAGACATTGTGGTGAGGCAGTGGGAGGAATAACTGGAGGGTGAGCAGGAAAAGCTCTGGAAACAACGGTAACATTATTATGCAGATTTAAGTCTGTGCCTTCTTTGTGGATAATAGTTTCTAAGCCTTcgttctcttcctggtacagaaaGGACACGCTTACAAACTAGTTTTCCTTTGTAACTGTCTCTTACAAAAGGGTATcttccagggcacctgagtggctcagtcagttaagtgtcagccttcagctcaggtcatgatcccagggtcctgggatggagccacacatcggcctccctgcttgacgcagagactgcttctccctctccctctggtgttcccccttctccctctgcttctccctctctgcagctcccccgaGAGAAtaatgctctctcattctctctcaaataagtaaataaaatttttttaaaaaggtaacttcCATCAGCTTTCTGGGATTCACCTGTGTCTCTTGTTTCTTAAAACTAATCAgcttaaaataatccttatgtcggggtggctgagtcggttaaccgcctgcctttagctcaggtcatgatcttgagatcctgggatcaagccccaagtcaggctccccgctcagtggggagtctgcctctccccctgccgcccccccttacttttctctcccaaataaataaaatcttaagaaaaaaataatccttatgcccaaaagcatattttggggtgacatttTCTTGCCCCCATTGTGAACATTGTGTCCACGTATCTGCCTGTGCATGATGTAGACTTTTCCCCCCTTCTGGTATGAGCTGTCTTAATCATCTCAAGAAGATAAGCTGCTGCTGCTATTTGATACTTGTAGGGTGAGAGGAAGAAATTGGCTTTACTTTAAATGAAGTTCAGTGTTTCTTTTAGTGAGAGACTGTGatataataaaatgcattatccaaaatggaaaacaaaaggtTGGAAAGTCTGCATAGGACTTAGCTGCATTAGAACCCACTTTGTTGATTTTGCAAACATCTTAAAAAGGCTGAATGGAATTAAATTGAACTTCTTTAGTCATTTTTGCCTTGGTGTTCAAAGTTCCTACCTTTTTTAGAGAACCTCTTTTTCGGATTGAGTCCAGAATAAATACTTAAACATTTTGAAACCAgatttgaagataattttttcccccagaaaaacagctctacagaattttttttttcttctgtgttctattaatacattttcttaaagGGCAAGTGCGAGTTCATCTACTCTGCAGTGTTCTCAGTGGCAGCTGCAGGGCCATGCGATAACAGAGAAGCATTTTATAGAGATGGCTGGTTTTGActcactgtggggtggggggacatttTTACCTCTTCCTTGAGGAAGAGCTTGCTTGGCTTGTATGTTCTGCTGCTGATGTGCAATACTTGTTTTTGGCCAGAAGATGTCACTATAACCTTTCCTCCCACCCACTGAAGATAAAAgcaaccccccccctttttttttttaatttgacagagatcacaagtaggcagagaggcaggcagagagagagggagaaagcaggctccctgctgagcagagagcccgatgtggggctcgatcccaggaccctgggatcatgacctgagccgaaggcagaggctttaacccactgaggcacccaggcgcccccaaaaaccCATTTTTAACTTAAGTACCATATATGCATTATAACCAAAGTAATGTTCAGTCTCTCAAGTGAGCAGTCTGGAAATAGTATTTTTGAGGCCCACCAAGGGTTGTCTGATCTTTACCTTTCTGCTCACTTTCAAATTCTTGCTAACATATGACCCTTAATATTTCTAAGCAATTAGACCCTTACTTTTAATTGCAGATGGCATgacttttatgttttcatataagGACCCAGAAGATCAAAGAGATTGGGGCAGGTATTGACCTTGTTTCTactttaagtattttatcttatatGAAGAATAAAAAGGTAAGTCCATGAGTGTGTAGAACATCCAGCTAATCAGATGAGTGTGACCATTGTTTCTATGGCATGTGATAGTATTGTGGGCTAGTGATTAGCTTCATCCTGAtaccttttctctataaaatcgGGGAAATAATATTTCTCACACAAACTCTGTTGCAGGAGGAAGTGAACTAACAGTACCTAGTGGGtataagcttctgccttcagctcaggtcatgatcccagggttttgggatcaaatcCAGCtgcggctccctgctcagcagggtgtgtttctctctctgcctgccactccccctgcttgtgtgtgctctctccctctgacaaataaagaaactctttaaaaataaaactactactggggcgcctgggtggctcagtgggttaagccgctgccttcggctcaggtcatgatcccaggtcctgggttcgagccccacatcgggctttctgctcagcagggagcctgcttcctcctctctctctgcctgcctctctgcctacttgtgatttctctctgtcaaataaataaataaaatcttaaaaaaaaaaaaataaaactactactactaattttggttttgtgtaatctttaaaaatcccAGGCACAATGCCCTACAACTCTTCCTTCAAGCAAGTCCCTGTGGCAAACTCACAGTCATACCTTACACGATGGCAAGACCCAGCCTCTTTGCTCcagaattttacttttcttctgcGCTGTATTCTTCAAAATGAAAGTACACACAAGGCTAATGATCTTCAAAACCAAATAATAGATATGCTAAGTGGAGGGGGGAACAGTTCATATTGATCAGTGTCCAAGCACCATTCTAAGTGTTTTTCACGTATTAACTTCATTCATTCCTCACAAGAGCACTGTGAGGAAGGTACTGTTGTTCCCATTTTTCAGACAAGGAAATTTAGGAGCAGATGTGTCAGGTCATTTGTCCATAGTCAGCAGCATGTCCCAGATGTCCAGCCAGGTGGTCCACATAACTGCAACATTCTTAACTTCTGTGCAGTTCTCTGCTGGTACATTATGTGACCAGGATGGACCACCATGGTCCTCAAGTGCCTCTGGACTCGGAAGAACTGGGATAATGCAAGTTTCCAGAAACTTCatccttatgtatttattttatttttttttaagattttttatttatttatttgacagagacagagatcacaagcaggcagagaggcaggcagagagagagaggaggaagcaggttctccgctgagcagagagcctgatgcggggctcgatcccaggaccctgagatcatgacctgagccgaaggcagcggcttaacccgctgagccgcccaggcgcccccttatgtatttattttttgagaaagagagagcagggggaggagcagagggagagggacaagcagacttcctactgagcacgAAACCCACCAagaggctggatcccatgaccctgagaccatgacccgatccaaaatcaagagtcaaacgctcaACCAGCttagccacccagcacccctgcaTCCCTTTTTAAATGCACATGGGACTTCATGCAATGCCATTGTTAATAATTGTATAGAGCAAAAAAATCATAACTTGGTTTTTAAGAAAATCCAGATTCTTACGTAATTGTATTTTGGGGGCATCATTAACTCTTAGTTGCATTTGGGGATTTTTCCCTCTAGAGAGCAGCAGTTCGGGGTTTTTACCAAAGCCTCCTTCACTGCTCCGTATAACAGGGCCTGGGTGTGCGCCTGCCTTGTGGACCCCATCTGGGCTCTGCTAACCCTGCACTTCTCTGTCCTCTGCAGGCAGCACAGCTCTCCTCCTCGTGTTGTGCATGCAGCACTCCTTCCCGGAGCCCAGCAGGCTGTATCTTGACCTCATCCTGGCCATCCTGGGCCTGGAACTGATCTGTTCCCTGACCTGTCTGCTCATTTACACAGGTGAGAATTACAGCGAGACTGTTGGGTCAAAGACCATTAACTAACTGGTTGTTTCATCCCTGATCATGGGAAGCGTGGCCATTATCTTTATGGCAAGGTTTTCCtagcagctgggagcctgttgaGCACCTGTACTTTTCAATGCTGACCACATGCAAACTTGGCGCGATTTCAAACCAACAGCAACATACCAGTGATGCTTCTAAATTTGTGtcataaactaatttttaaagatttttaaagataagatacttatctttttttttttaaagattttatttattcatttgacagatagagatcacaagtaggctgagaggcaggcagagagagagaggaggaagcaggctccccgctgagcagagagcccaatgcggggctcgatcccaggaccctgggattatgacctgagccagaggcagaggctttaacccactgagccacccaggcgccccaaagatacttatctttaaaaaagaccaaaaacaaaaaaattgaaaagacccACAGACATTTGCTTCTTGAAAGGCAACTGAGATATAAGTCTGgcatttaaattcaaaatgacaaaatacaaaataagtaaataaatcatgtGTGCAAAATGCATTTAGCCCAGACTTACTTTAGGATAAACCATTTAGGaactcattttctaaatttagagCTGTCTGAGGTTCGgtctatttgtctgtctctgtgtatctctctctctcagaactCTCAGGGATTAAAATTAAAGGAAGCTTTACTTTAGAGGGGTGCAtacatggctcagttggttaagtggtccTTCCTGGTGGACCCTCTGCACATCTCCCaactttctcaatttttaaattttatttcatctatttatttgagatagaataagagtgagagagagagcacaagcacggggagcagcaggcagagggagaggtagactccctgcggcagggagccggatatgggacttgatccgaggaccctgggatcatgacctgagccgaagacagctgcttaactgactgagccacttagccGTCCCCCCACAACTTTCTCACTTCTAACCTCTTCACTCCAACTTCTTGAGCCTAATTCTCAGCTGAAAGTGCACATTCGAATCACATGAGGAACCTGGCAGCTccacaaaaggagaaacagagtgTCTCATGACTCTGCGTATATATCCAAGACATTTCCACAAAAACACGTACACAGTTGTTCAAAGAAGTGCTGTTTATAATAGCCCAAAGGGGAAAACATCTAATTGATGTTAGTAtaaactgatgaatagataaacaaaatgtgttcaaTCTATAcgaaagaatattactcagtcctAAAATGGAATGACTACATGGACTGATGTACTAGTATGTGCtgcaatgtggatgaaccttgaaaacattatgctaagtagaaCCAGTCATTGCGAAGACAGTCTATGTACGAGCCCATGGATATGCAATGCCCAGAATAGGCACATGTACAGAAAGAGGAAATAGAAGAGCAgttaccgggacgcctgggtggctcagttggttaagcggctgccttcggctcaggtcatgatcccagcgtcctgggatcgagtcccacattgggctccttgctcagcggggagcctgcttctccctctgcctctgcctaccactctgtctgcctgtgctcatgctcgctcccccctcccctctaacaaataaataaataaaatctttaaaaaaaaaaaaaaaaaaaagcagttaccTAGAGCCAGAGGGCAGGGGGCAAATGGAGAATGACCACTAATGGATACTGGGTTTCTCTTTGGGGGTATGAAtgtgttctaaaattgactgtggagGTGATTGCCCAGTGCTCTGAAATACTGAACCATTGACTTGTATACTTCCAATGGGTGAACgcatgatatgtgaattatatctgaaAACTTGTTatgaaacaggaaagaatggCATGTGGAGCTTTTACAAAATGTAATGCCGGGGTCtgacctgtcccctctccccgCATTCCCATGGCAAATATATTTCTCATCTATTTGGTGTAATTCTCATGTTCAGTTGGGTTGACGATcactgcctccttctcccctggCTTTCTCCCCGCTGGTAGCCATCTCTGGGGAAGACAACTCATGTCAGCCCAGTCCCAGAGTTATTGTTCAGGCAGGGGAGAGCCCCAGCCCAGTTAACTGCTGTCCAGGGTGCAAACTGTCCCAGTTGTTGTCATGCCTGAGAGGTGGAGAACAATGGCCTTCCCTGTGTCTGCTTCTCCGCCTCTTTGCCACTGACTTCCCCCACTTGCAGTACCTGGACTAGGTGGCTAAAGCCACACagattcattttctcacagttctggaggctgccaGTCCAAGGTCAAGGTATGGACAGGCTTGGTTGCTCTTGAGCCTCCCTTCCTAAGCTGCCTTCTGTgggtgtcttcacatggccttggGCTCTGTGCAAGCACATCCTGGCATTTCTCCTGTCCgatcagggccccacccttattacctcatttaatgtTAATTACCTCACTGGAGGCCCTATCTCTAAAGACCATTACTTCCAGGTGAGGGCTTCAGCATGTCAATTTTCGGGGAACAGGGTTCAGTCCATAACATCATTTACCCTCACAAGTGGCCAAGTTCATCGGTGGCCTCCAAACTGCTACGTCCCCTGGGTCCTCTCCGTGTCTTCACCTTCCTGGAAGTGACTGCTCTTTCCcggttctcctccctctctggagattcattttcattccttttaacaGATTCTTCCGCATCTCTTTACTATTAGTGGGTGTCAGCTTTCCCGCATCCTTTTTCTCTACCTACTGAAAGTTACTGTCCTCACACTAGGAGGCAGCCCTCAGGTGAAGAGAGTCATCCAGACCTTTATATTCACCTGCTCAGTGATCATTTCCATCCTGGTGTTCCAGTGTCCCAAGACAGAAGTTACCTGAACATCTGTCTCTTCTTCCAAACCTTCCCCCATCccgtccctcctcccctccctcagctAAGAGCACCAGCCTGCAGTTTCTGCTCAATTCAAAACCTTTTTGTCATCCTGGATTCTTCCTTGGCCCttactctctcccctccctcagtcATCAGTCCTGTTCAGTCGGCCTGTCTCCATAGCCATCTCCTCCCCTCTGTCACTGCCTCAGTTAGACACTTATCGCATCCTGTGTGGATAATTCCCATAGGCATGCtactgctctcccttcctctgttctcttAACTTTGTATTCCTTCCTCCTGCCAGTGTAATTGTATTCAGAAGTAACTCTTATCATTAACAATTTCCCTGTTCAGAGTTTTCTGAAGTCTTGGTGTGGCATAAAAGACCCtccatgaggggtgcctgggtggctcagtgggttaggcctctgcctttggctcaggttatggtatcagggtcatgggatcgagcccaccatccgtctctctctgcttgcctctctgcctacttgtgatctctctctgtcaaataaataaaaaatcttaaaaaaaaaaaaaaggaaagaaaagaaaaggcctgCCATGAGCTGGACCTACTCATCCCTGCCCTTCAGGGGTGATGGTGAGCTCCTTTCAGTGACTCCCATTTACTCTCAGGACAAAATCTCAACGCCTTGGCAGTCACTCATGTCTTGCCTGCCTACCTTTCCAccccctcatacacacacacacacacacacacacacacacacacacacacacgtgagtgCATACACACACCCCTTCTCAAGGTCTAAGTATTTGTTCAGGCTCTTCCCACACCTAAAAtacccttcttctctcctcccctagTCCATGCAGTTTTCCTGTTTCCCCCAAGACTGGACTCAAGCCCTTCTATCCTCCTCCATGATCGTCCCTCCCATCCCACTCCTGCTGAGTTAAGGGGCTGCTTTCCAGGGCTGCCACAAGCTCCTCATGCAAGCTTCGATTTTGGTTCTTTTCATACTGTCTTGGATGTAGACTGTTCATCTGTATTTTTCCCTGAACTAGTAGCTCTTTCTATAGGGTAGTATCAACAGTGGAGGTTGTTGGAAAAAAGTCATGGTTCCTGGACTGGAAACCTGGCTacttatttaacttctctgggcttcacttTATTGTAGAAGGTAGGAGTCATAGGGCATCTGCTTCAGGGGTGGTTCTGAGAATTGGATGAGGCTGTCCACGCACAATAGTTCACCTGTGCCTTCTGTCttttaaatttaccaaaaaatcATAGCTGTTATTATTACTAGTAATAATGACACTCTGTAGTCCGGTGTTTAATTCACGCCTGCTCACAGATTTTCAAATGCTTGAGTACATCAATAAACAAACCTGTTTATTCACTTTATGAAGCATTTTCGTCCATATTAACTTACTTGAAAAGCATAGCCAATTATTGTAATTTGAATAAATGGAAGTAAAAGTTTTTTTCATAATTAGGTAACCTGACAATATTattgactttattattttagtgAAAATTCGAAAATTTAATAAAGCCAAACCACAACCTGATgtacttgaagaagaaaaaatctaTGCTTACCCCAGCAATATTACCTCGGAGACTGGATTCAGGTAAGCTTTGGGTGGGAAATGAAAGactagagaaagagaattatgaGGTTGCCCCACCTTGAAAATCTAGAAAACATTCTTATGCTTGGAATTTATGATTATGCATATGTGCCTTAGATTTAAGTTTGATTTGCTTACTCCCATTCAGCTGGATAAAACCAAGTCTGATGAAAGAACCTCATTTTGGAATATTACCTTGGCTTACAGCATCTTAAGAAAAAGTCCCAAATACAATATGCTGTACTGGAAACTGGGAGGGGACCCATTTGCAAAGAGATGAGTATTGGTGAATATGTTGATTCTTCGCAGGCCTATTTCAAGCCTAGAAGAGATCGTTGAAAAGCAAGGAGACATAATTGCCTACCTCAAGCGACACAATGCCCTGTTGAGTAAGCGCTTGTTGACTTTCACTTCCTCTGACCTTGACTCTCCGCCTGGTTACGTGTGAGCTGCTCAAGGTCAGGAGAGCAGTTGCAGAGGAATGCAGAGGAATCTAAGACTGATCAATGACCTGACCAGCTATCCTCAGGAATGCCAGTTTTTGCCAGATAACATTTGACAATTTTggttggaaattttaattttgctctCACCTGCATGGCTCTTTTGGGTCTTTGGGTCATGAGACTTTTGGGTCACTTGAAAAGTATTTTGTAGAGCCTGGATATCTCGAGGAGAACGTCTGTTTTTGCACATTTTGAAGTTGTTAACTGTCTGGTTTATCCTAAGATCAAAGGTGTAGTTTAAACGACTCTTCCTGCCCAAGATTAGAACCCGGTAATAATTTGGCTATGTATATGGAGGAAATCTGACGCGATGATCTAGTTGAAACAAGGGTTTGATCAAGTTAAGTTTTCTCCACTCTTAAACTGATgagagaaatcattttttttttttttttttttttgtggttaatGTTGTTTTCCCCTGCAGAGCCTCATCATGTACTCGAAGTGCTTGTGTGGTCTGGGATGACAGCTTGGCCTCTGTAGCTCTTATGGAGAATATCTCTTTGTAAGACCAGTCTCACTAGGTGGTTGACTATGCAAACTCCTATAGTTTTCCATTCTCCAGAAGTAAGATAGTCAAGATCACTTGGACCAGTGTCAGACTGACCAGTGTTGCTTATTATGTCAGCAGCACCTTCCACTGGCAACAGCTGAAAAGCTTCAGAGAAAACTTGAGAATGTGCCTCTTATTTTAATCCTTCTTTAGTTGCCATGTGTTTCAGTATTGACTATACCTTGATTAGATCAAGAAAGGTATGTTCTTTGGCTTGACTTATGCTTTCttaagtcttatttatttgaataatctctacacccagtgtgaggc
Coding sequences:
- the TMEM192 gene encoding transmembrane protein 192 isoform X1; the encoded protein is MATRGRMEDGSLDLTQSIEDDPLLDTQHLPHHSLHAQFRPRFHPLPTVIIANLLLLIHVVFVILAFLTGVLCSYPNPIEDKCPGNYTNPLKVQTVIILGKVILWILHFLLERYIQYHHNKVRNRGYNMIYLATRHLKGLALMIHSIGSTALLLVLCMQHSFPEPSRLYLDLILAILGLELICSLTCLLIYTVKIRKFNKAKPQPDVLEEEKIYAYPSNITSETGFRPISSLEEIVEKQGDIIAYLKRHNALLSKRLLTFTSSDLDSPPGYV
- the TMEM192 gene encoding transmembrane protein 192 isoform X4; the protein is MATRGRMEDGSLDLTQSIEDDPLLDTQHLPHHSLHAQFRPRFHPLPTVIIANLLLLIHVVFVILAFLTGVLCSYPNPIEDKCPGNYTNPLKVQTVIILGKVILWILHFLLERYIQYHHNKVRNRGYNMIYLATRHLKGLALMIHSIVKIRKFNKAKPQPDVLEEEKIYAYPSNITSETGFRPISSLEEIVEKQGDIIAYLKRHNALLSKRLLTFTSSDLDSPPGYV
- the TMEM192 gene encoding transmembrane protein 192 isoform X2; translated protein: MATRGRMEDGSLDLTQSIEDDPLLDTQHLPHHSLHAQFRPRFHPLPTVIIANLLLLIHVVFVILAFLTGVLCSYPNPIEDKCPGNYTNPLKVQTVIILGKVILWILHFLLERYIQYHHNKVRNRGYNMIYLATRHLKGLALMIHSTGSTALLLVLCMQHSFPEPSRLYLDLILAILGLELICSLTCLLIYTVKIRKFNKAKPQPDVLEEEKIYAYPSNITSETGFRPISSLEEIVEKQGDIIAYLKRHNALLSKRLLTFTSSDLDSPPGYV
- the TMEM192 gene encoding transmembrane protein 192 isoform X3; this translates as MATRGRMEDGSLDLTQSIEDDPLLDTQHLPHHSLHAQFRPRFHPLPTVIIANLLLLIHDKCPGNYTNPLKVQTVIILGKVILWILHFLLERYIQYHHNKVRNRGYNMIYLATRHLKGLALMIHSIGSTALLLVLCMQHSFPEPSRLYLDLILAILGLELICSLTCLLIYTVKIRKFNKAKPQPDVLEEEKIYAYPSNITSETGFRPISSLEEIVEKQGDIIAYLKRHNALLSKRLLTFTSSDLDSPPGYV